The window GTCGCCGGCTGGGTGCCTTGGGTGACCGGCTGGAGGTCGGGGTGCTCCGGCTCGTTCTGCGCGGACAGGGCCACCACGTGGGAAGCGGAGGTTCCTTCTGCCATCGCCGCGAGGAGCTTGTGGGCGGTGCGGTGGGCGAGTGCCATGCACGACACCATCGGGTTGACGCCGCTGCACGTCGGGAAAGCGCTCGTGTCGCCGATCCAGACGCCGGGCACGTCGTGGAGTTCGCCGTTCACGTTCGCCACGCTCGTCTGCGGGTCGCGGCCCATGCGCGCCGAGCCCATCTGGTGGGCACTGAACACCGTCTGGCCGCCGGCGCCGGGGGGAACGCTCACCAAGTGCTCGATGAAGGCGCCTAGGTCATCCCCCCGCTTCCAGGGCGCGAGGCCGGGAATCAGGCTGTGGATCTCCTCGGCGCCCGCCGCCTCGTGCAGCCGCGCGCATTCGGCGAGGCCCTGACGGAAGTTGCGCGCGTCGAGTTCGTCGGTGAGCGCGTAGGTGTGCACGGCATTGCCGGCCTCGTCAATGGTGACCTGCCCGTGGCCCTGGTCCTGCACGATCGAGATGAAAAACGCCATGCGCGGGAGCTTGAGCATCCGCTCCTTGTGGTCGGCGCCGCTCAGCCACGGCGTCCCCGAGGCGAAGAGGCCGGTGCCGTACTGCACGCTCTCGATGATGAAGCCGTAGCCGCCTTCGCGGTCGGCGAACTCCTTCACGATGCCGGTCTGGGGCGGTCCCCACCACGCACGCTGGTCGTCGGGGTAGACGCCCACCACCATGCCGACGGGGTGCAGCCGCAGGTACTGACCCACGGCGGGGCCACCAATGCCCGAGCGCAGCAGCAGCGCGGGCGTTTCGAGCGCTCCGCACGCCACGACGACTTGCGGTGCCCGCACGGTGACGCGCCGCAGCTCCCCGCCCACGTTCGCCTGTGCCTGCACGCCGGCGGCCCGCCCGCCCTCGACGAGCACGCGCTCGGCCTGCGTCCTAACCAGGATGCGCGCGCCGGCGTCGAAGGCGTCTTGCAAGAAGGTCTTGAGGGTGCCCTGCTTGGCGCCGGTCTGGTCCCCGAAGCCCGCGTAGCCCGACTTGTCCGCGTCGTAGCGGGCGGGATCGAGGTTGAGCGCCGCCTTGACGAAACGGTAGCCGAGCCGCTCCGAGCCTTCCGAGAGCCGCTGATGCGGGCCGTTGAGGTCACTGCACGCCTCGTTCACCTTCAGGCGGGTCAGGACCGCCTCGATATGCTCCTCGTAGCCGGGCGTCGCCACATCTTCTAAGCCGTGCTCCGTGGCCCAGCGGGCGCGCACGTCGTCGCGCGGGCGCACCGAGTTGGACCAGTTGACGGTCGAGCCGCCGCCGAGGTTGGCCCCCGCCACCAGCGTCACGTTGCCGTCGGCGGTGGGGTGGTAGCCGCCCCGGTAGTAGAGGGTCTGGTAGGCGGGCAGCTCCAGGCCGTGAAAGTCGGCCTCGTTGAAGTAGCCGCCCGCTTCGAGCACCACCACCTTTTTGCCCGCCTGCGCGAGCACGCCCGCCACCACGCCGCCGCCCGAGCCCGAGCCGACGACGACCACGTCGGCTTCGAGGACTTCGCCTTCCTGCGGCTCATAGGGCGTGATCGTCTTGGGGGTCTGGGGCGCGGGGCCGGGCGGGCCGGGATAGCGCAGATGCGGCCAGAAGGGGTTTTGCCCGCGCTCATCCGGCAGCGCATAGCCGAACATCAGCGCGAGCTGCCGCAGCGCTCCGACGCCGCCCGCCGCCTCGGGCGAGAGGCCGGCCACCGTCCTGAGCACGGTTTCGCGCACCGCCTGCGACTGCTCCGCGAAGCTCAGGGCCGACATCGCGCCGAGGAGGCTGAGGAGGCCGCGCCGGGTCTCCTCTGGAAGTTGGGTGAGGAGGTAGCCTTCGATAGCCTGATCCACGCCGAGGTCCGAGCCCCGGAGCTGCCAGAACTCGGCGGGCTCGCGGCTCTCGACGCGGGGCAGCACGGTATCGACGAAAGCGCGCAGGGTCTGGCGCTGGCTGGCGGTCAGACCCCGGGTGGGCGGGGCAGGGGAAGTCGGGGCCGGAGCGGCGGAAGCGGTCATGGGTCCTCCTGGGGCGGGGTGCTGCCGGAACCTGCGCGCCCGTCGGGGGCCACAGGTCAGGGTGAATTGGGGTTGAGCCGCACTCTAGGAGCCTGACCCGGCAGGCACAAGGAAACTGGTTACGTCCGCTCTCCCAGCAGCGCCGCGAGCATCTCTTCCGCCTCGGCCCCCACCGGCACGAAGGCGACGCTCCAGAGCTCCGGCAGGCCCACGAACTGCTGGCGCACGATATGCAGCCGCACGGCACCCGGAGGCGTGAGCACGAAATCCACCGGCATCACCGGCGTCACGTCGGGCGCGGCCTCGACCCCTGCCCACAGGCGCGGAAAGTCGGGGAGCGCGCGGAGTTCCCCCAGAAGGGCGCGCTGCGCGGGCGTGTGGCGCAGGTGCGCCGAGTCGCGCTTGAACTGCGCGAGCAGCGACCGTGCCCAGGCGTCCCACCCCGGAATGCGGCGGCGGTGGCGCGGACTGAAGACCTGATCCAGCAGCGACCGCCCCGGCACCAGCGGCTCTCCGAGTGCACCGAACAGCGCCCCGGCGAGCGCGTTGTGAAAGAGGATGGTCCAGCGGCTGTCGTGCAGCACGCCGGGCAGGCGCGACCCCTCGACCACGCGCCGGGCGAGGGCGTCCACCTCGCCGAGTTCGGGACTCAGGCTCCGTTCGAGCTCGGGCCAGCCGGCGGCGCTCAGAAACTCGGACCGCTCCGGTCCGCGCACCCCCAGCGCGTCAGCCAGATTCAGCGCCACCTGCCGCGAGGGGCGCGAGCGAGCCGCGCGCTCAAGCTGGCTGACGTAGGGCCGCGTGCAGCGGGCGAGCTCGGCGAGTTCGGCCTGACTCAGCCCCGCCGCGCGGCGGCGCGCGAGCAGGAGGGCGGCGAATTCGGCGTCACCGGGCACCGCTCGATGATAGGGCCGATGCCAGGGCGAGCCGCCGGTCAGGGCGTTGACCGAGGCGGCTCTGTCTGCCTCAGCAGGCGCCGGAGCTGCGCCGCGCTGAGCGGCCCGAGATGCCGGGCGAGCACCCAGCCCCCCGGGCCGATCACCACCGTCGTCGGAAAGGCCCGCACCCCGAGCTGCGCGGCGAGGGCGTCTCCCCCGACGCGGCTGGGCAGGGCGAGGCCCTCGCCGCGCAGAAAGTCTTGAACCCGGTTTTGCGGCTCGCCCACGTTGATCAGCGTGACGGCGGCGCCCGACCGAGCTGCCGAATCCAGCAGCGGCAGCTCGGCGCGGCATGGCCCGCACCATGTCGCCCAGAAGTTCAGGACCGTGGGCTGCGGCACCGGCGCAGCAGGCGACGCCCCCCCCGCGCTCACGGCAGCGAGACTGGGCAGGGAGACGGTCAGCGCCTGGGCCGGCACCGGGCGCAGCGCCTGGGGGAGCAGGGCCACGAGCAGGCTCAGCGCAGCGGCGCGCGCACTTCCGGCGGGCACAGGGCGGCGCGGCCAGCCCAGCCACAACGCCCCGGCGACGAGTCCCGGCCCCCACGCCCAGTCGCCCCGGCGCAAGTCGAGCACGTCGAGCAGGTTGTCCAGCAGCGGGCGCTCGGCACTCAGGCCCGGCCCGGCGGCCCAGACCCGCGCGACGACCAGCGCCACGCCGAGGGCCGGACCCGACCCCGGAAAACGGGCCACGGCACTCCAGGTCAACAGCCCCGCCAGGAGGCTCAGCGTCGGCCAGCTCAGGCTGAGGGGACCGAGCATCAGGCCGTCGGGACTCAGCACCGCCTAACGGGTGACCGGGAAGCCGGCGCGCACCCAGTCGTTCATGCCGCCGCCCACGTTGATAGCGCGGCGACCCGCTTCCCTCAGCAGGGCGCTCGCCTGCGCGCTGCGGGCGCCGCTGCGGCAGATCACGTACACCGCACGGTTTTTGGGGACCTCATTCAGGCGCCGGGGCAGCTCGGCCAGGGGAATCAGTTTGGCCCCTTCGATGTGGCCGGCGGCGTACTCGGCGGGCGTGCGGGCATCGAGCAGATAAGCCCCTTTGGCGAGCGCGGCCCTAAGCTCGGACACCGGGACCGTCTGGAAAGAGGCCGGCGCGGCGCGGCTGCCTGAGGCCAGGCCCAGCGCACAGAGGAGGGCGAGTCGTTTCATGGTTCATTCTCCCAGATTCAGTTGGGCCAGGTTCAGTCAGGCAGGGAGAGACCGCTCACGCCGCGCCGGACGGGTTTTCGGCTAGGCTCTGGGCCATGAGCGACATCCTGACGTGCGCGTCTTGCGGCGCCAAGAACCGGGTGCAGGCGGTCCCCGCCGGGCAGGTCCCGAGCTGCGCGCGCTGCGGCGCGGCCCTGCCGTGGCTGCACGACGGCACCGACGCGAGCTTTGCGGGCGACATTCAGGCGAGCGTGCCGGTGATCGTCGATTTCTGGGCGCCGTGGTGCGGTCCCTGCCGGGTGATGGGGCCGATGCTCGAAGACCTCGCCCGCGAACTCGCCGGCAAGGTGCGGGTGGTCAAGGTGAACGTGGACGAGAATCCGCGCACGCCCGCGCAGTTCGGCGTGCAGGGCATCCCGACGCTCGTGATGTTCAAAGACGGTCAGGAGGTCGACCAGATTGTCGGTGTGCCGCAAAAAGCCGCGCTGCGGGCGCGGGTGGAGCATCTGACCCACCTGTAGCGTGAAAGATGAGGCGCACCCCCAACCCGGTGCGCCTCCGTCCTCTCCCCTGCTCAGCTCCAGCGCCAGACGGTCGGCTCGTACTCGTAGGCGCCCTGGGTATCCATGCGGCGCAGCCTGCCGATGGCCGGGAAGGGGAAGTGGTAGCCGGTGACCCACATCTTCTCGCCCACGATGCGCGCGAAGATCTCCTGGCGGGTGCGGGCGGCCTGGGCGCCGTCCACATCGAAGCGGACGTAGGCGCCGGGGTGCCGCAGCGAGAGCAGGAAGTGGCCCCCCGCGTCCCCGAGCACCATCGCCTGGTCCTGGCCGCTGCGAATCAGCACGCTCTGGTGGTGCGGGGTGTGGCCGGGCGTGGGCACCGAGGTGATACCTGGCGCGATCTCACCGCCCGGCTCGATCAGCGTGAAGCGATCACGCAGCGCGATCAGGTTGTTTTTCACCGGGTCGCCGATGGGCTGACCGTTCTGACCCTGCGCCCAGTACTCGAACTCGGCGCGGCCCATCACGTGCCGGGCGCGCGGAAAGGTGGGGCGCCCGCCGGTCGTCAGGCCGCCGATGTGGTCGCCGTGCCCGTGGGTGATGAATACGGTGTCGATGCTGAGCGGCAGGATACCCGCGCGGCGCAGGTTGGCGAGCAGTTGCCCGCCGGTTCCGCCGCGCCCGGTATCGATCAGGGTGCGCTGACCGCCGAGGTCCACGACCACCGGGTTGAAGTGGTTGACCGTATTCGTCGCCGCCACGCCGTATTCCGCGAGGGTCGCCGCGAACTCGGCCTGGCGGTCAGGGTTGGCGCCCCAGGTCGGCAACAGCTCGGCGAGCGGCGCGGCGCCGTCGCTGACCACTGTCAGAGTCAGGGGACCGGCGGTGTGGCGGTAAAAGCCGTTGCCGTTCTGAAGCGGCGTCGAACTCGGCGTGGCCGGAGCAGCGGGCGTCGGTTGGGCCTGGGCGAGCGGCGCGGCGGCAGCGGCGATTCCGGCGGCACCGAGAAGTTTGAGGGCGTCACGGCGAGACTGGCGGTCTTTCATGGTGGGGCCTCCTGATCGTTTCACCTTAAACGATTGGCGCGCGGGCGCCTGTCAGCGCGCCTTCAGTTTTCGTTAGGGTGAGGCGGCACGCTCTCAGGCACGGTCAGAACTCCGGTAGAACAGGACCCTTAGGATGACTCATCGTGCGCCTCAGCCACGCCCTTTCCCTGCCAGTCGGACGCGGCACACCCCTGAACCCGGACGCCGAGCGGCAACTGCTGGGCGCGGAGGGGGCACTCACCCGGCAACTCGCGCGGCTCAGCGCGGCGGCGGAAGAGGAGGTCCTGACCCTGCTCAACCTGCGCGCCGACCTGCCGCCCCGGCGTGCGGCAGGCTGGACGCTGCTGACCGAGGGTGAGCACCCGGCGTGGGGCCTGCTCGCCCTCGGTGACCCGCCGCCGCTGAGCGCGGGGGGTACGGCGCGGCTGGCGGTTCACCTCGCCACCGCGCATCAGGCGCTCGACCGGGCGCAGGCGCGGGCCTGGGCCGCCGGGCAGGCCACCGCCGCATCCACCTGGGGCGGCCTACTCACCGAGGTCACACTGACCCAGACTGCGCACGCCCTGCTCGGGCGCTGGGGGGTGCTCTCGGCCTGGGTGGGCCTCCATCCTGAGGAGCGGGAGCGGGCCAGAGCGCTGCTGCGCGCGGAGCTGAACGCAGACCTCACCCCCGCCGCGCTGGCCGAGGCGAGCGTATGGAGCGCGCTGCATTCCTTGCACGGCGGCCTGCCCCGGCCTGGGCGGGCGGGGGTCGCTGCGCTGGCCGCGTCCCTGCGGCAAGGTGCCGAGGCGCGCGGCCTCCTGCCCGAGCGCTCCGTCCTGCGCGCCGAACTCGCCGCCCGGCTGCCGGGTCTGGGTGCCGAGGCCGCCGCGCGAGTTGCCGAGCAGTTTCACGGCGCGCCCACCACACTCGGCGAGGACGCCCTGAGCGGCATCCGGCTCATTCACCGCCCCGGCGAGGTGGCCTACTGGCTGCGCCGGCGCCGGCAGGTGCAGCTCATCACCTCCACGGGGCCGGGGGCCGAGGTCTGCAACTGGGTCTGGGAGTCGGGCGGGTGAGGGCTACCGCCAGGACCGCTCCTCACGCCCCAGGTGGCCCTGCTCGTTGAAGGAGTCGAGGCTGACGCGCCCGCCGCCGAAGGTCAGGCGGGTCAGGCTGGCGTTGCGGACCCGCCAGTTCAGCCGCAGCGCCGCCGCGTCGGGCGCCCCGAGCGCGAGGGCGACGAGGAGCCCGATCACCCCGCCGCTGGTGAAGGCGAGCACCGTACTTCCGGAAGGTAGGGCGAGCAGGTCGCGCGCCGCCGCCGCCACCCGCGCCCGGTACGCCGTCCAGCCTTCTACCTCCGGGTGGATGACGGTCCCCGCCTGCCAGGCATCGGCCAGGGTTTCGAGCAGCAGCTGAAACGCCCGGTTGCGCTCGGGGCCACGTTCGCCCCGCTGCGCCTCGAAAGCCCGGACCTGCCCGGCGAAGGTCGCGTCCTGCCGCGCGAGGAGCGGCGCCAGCGTCCGGATCAGGCCGTCGCCGTCGTACTCGTCGAGGCGGGGGTCGAGCGTTGGTTCGGGCCACCCTCCTCCCGCCGCCTCTGCCGCGAGCCCGGCGGTGCGGCGTTGCCGCGTCAGGGCGCCGTGCAGGACGTGGGTGGGACGCACGCCTTCTTCCACTAGAAAGCGGCCCACCGCCTGCGCCTGCCGCTCGCCGAGCGGGGAGAGCCGGTCGGTGTCCTGCTCGAACGGGGTGGCCTGGCCGTGGCGAATCAGGATGAGTTCGCTCACGCCCCGGGCGTCTCCCCACCGGCCAGCCCGGTCAGGCCCAGTTCGCCGGGCGCGGGGGCGGCCACGATGCGCCGCCACGCTTCCCCGATCAGCCAGGTCGCCTGACCGGCGAGCGGCGCGAAACGCTCGTCCTGCGTCTGGCCGGCGCGGAAGCGGGCGAAAATCTGAATCACGATCACCGCGAGCTTGAAGTGCCCGAGCACCTCGTACCAGGTGATGCCCGATACGTCGCGCCCGCTGCGCTCGGCGTACCGGGCCAGGAAGGCTTCACGGCTCAGGAACCCCGGCGCGTTCGCTCCGATGCGGTTCTCAACTCCGCCCGGCTGCTGCGGGATCGTCCAGTAGGTCAGCGTGAGCCCGAGGTCGGCCAGTGGATCGCCCACCGTCGTCATCTCCCAGTCGAGGAGCGCCCGGACCTGGGCGGGGTCTCCCGGATCGAGCATCAGGTTGTCGAGCTTGAAGTCGTTGTGGACGAGGGTGTGCGCCGACTCGGGCGGCACGTTCGTCTCCAGCCAGCCGATCACGAGCTCGTCGCGCAACTCGTGTGCCGGGGGCAGGTCGCCCGTGTCCTTGAGGAGTTCGCGTGCCCGGCGCCAGCGCCCCGCCCAGCCCTCCACCTGGCGGCGGTTGAAGCCCTCCGGCTTGCCGATCTCGCGCAGGCCCGCCGCATCGATGTCCACCGCGTGCAGGTCCGCGAGGGTGTCGATCAGCGCCTCGCTCATCTGGCGGGGGGCGTCCGGGAGGTCCTTGTACTCAGCGGGAATCTGCGTCCGCACGATGGTGCCCACCCGGCGCTCCATCAGGTAGAAGGGCGAGCCGAGCACCGCCGGGTCCTCGACGAGCAGCGCGGGCCTCGGCGCCGCCGGAAAGACCGGGGCGATCTTTTCGAGGAGCCGGTATTCGCGCGCCATGTCGTGTGCCCCTTTCGCCACCGGCCCGAGCGGGGCGCGACGCAGCACGTATTCCTGCTCGCCGAGCCGCAGCAGGTAGGTCAGGTTGGAGAAGCCGCCCGGAAATTGCAGGACTTCGAGGGCGTCCACGTCGCCCGCCACCCGTCCGCGCAGGGCGCCCCGCAACCCCTCCAGCGGCAGCTCCTCGCCGGGCCGGACCGGCGCCGCGTCAGGGCGGGTCATGGGCGGCTTCCTCCCTGACCCTCATGCCCAGCGAGCAGCGCCATCGCCTTGCCGCGCAGGTGGCGCATCTTGCCGATCCACTCGTCGTAGTTGTCGGCCTTGTTCTGAAAACTCTTCAGCGTCGTCTCGTGGGTGGTGATCAGGAAGCCGTCCCGGCGCAGCACTTCGAGCGTTTTCTCCACGAGTTCATCGGTGGTGATCGCCGTCTGCTGGAGAATCGGCGCGTTCTGGATCATCGGAGTCCAGACGCCTTCGGGACAGAGCGCCGACACCTTGATCCCCCGGTCGCCGTAGGTGATCGCCAGCCACTCGGCAAACGCGAGCGCCGCGTGCTTGGTCACCGCGTAGGGCGCCGAGTGCAGTTCGGTGAGCAGCCCCGCCGCCGAGGCCGTGTTCAGGAAATACCCTTCCCCCCGTTCCAGGAAGTGCGGGAGCAGGTGCCGCGCCGCCCAGACGTGGCTCATCACGTTGATGTTCTGGATCAAATTCCAGACTTTGTCCTCGGTCTCCGGCCCCGCGCCGATGGCGACGCCGGCATTCGAGCAGAAGAGGTCGATGCGCCCTTCCTGACCCAGCACGTCATCAATGATGCCCCGCACGCCTTCCTCCTTAGAGATGTCGGCGGCGATGAAACGCGCGCCGAGGGCCTGCGCCTTCTGCGCGCCGTCCGGATTGCGGTCCGAGGCGATGACGGTCGCGCCTTCCTGGGCAAACCGGGTGGCGAGCGCGAGGCCTATACCCGAAGCGGCGCCGGTGACGACGATGATCTTGCCTTGAAAGTCCATGGTTGCTCCCTGGTGGGTTGCGCTCGTAAGTGTTTCGTCGTGGGATATTTCGTCGTGGGGGCCAAGATCAGCACCGGCAGCGGTTCAAGGAGCCGGAACCTCTCCAGTCCACCGAATCTCACCGTCCACGACGGTCTCTGTCGCCTTCAAGCCGAGTCGGGCCGCGAGGCGGTTGGACGCCTGATTGTGGGGGTGAATATGAGCGGTGACGTGGCGGACGCCGCGCCGCGTCAGATCTTCCAGCAGCAGGGTGACGGCGCGGTGTGCGTATCCTCGCCCCTGCCAGGGCCGCCCAATCACCCAGGCGATCTCGGCGCCGTCGCCACCTACCGGGAGGGTGGCCTGCACGTAACCGATGGGCTCGGGCGAGCCACCCCGGGTCACGATCAGATTGATCCAGGCTTCTGTGCCGTCGGCAGAGTGCCCACGCGTCTGCGCCCGGTAGCGGCGGGCCAGTTCGTCAGAGGTGGGCGGCGCTCCTCCAGTGAAGTTGTAGAGGGAAGGGTCGGCCAGGACGGCAGTCATCGCCTCCGCGTCCTCGACGGCGAGGGGGCGAAGCGCGACTGACTCCGGCCCCTTTGCCGGGTGAACCGACTCCATCACGAGCCCTGGCCGTGCTTGTCGGGAAACGCCTCGCGCCCGCCGAGTCCTTCGTGCGTCTGAGCGGACAGGGTACGGACGTTGCCGAGCCAGCGCTCGTGCTTGTGGGCACGGATTTGAAACGCTTTGACGGTGTGGGGATGGGTGGTGATCAGGAATTGCCCGGCGCGCAGGCCGCTCACGGCGGCTTCGGCGACTTCCCCGGCGGTGATGGCTCCTTCCTGCAAATGCGGCGCGTCGGCGATCAGGGGGGTCTGCACCCACTCGGGGCAGAGGGCCGACACCCCAATGCCCCGGTCGCCGTAGGTGATCGCCAG of the Deinococcus reticulitermitis genome contains:
- a CDS encoding histidine phosphatase family protein; translation: MSELILIRHGQATPFEQDTDRLSPLGERQAQAVGRFLVEEGVRPTHVLHGALTRQRRTAGLAAEAAGGGWPEPTLDPRLDEYDGDGLIRTLAPLLARQDATFAGQVRAFEAQRGERGPERNRAFQLLLETLADAWQAGTVIHPEVEGWTAYRARVAAAARDLLALPSGSTVLAFTSGGVIGLLVALALGAPDAAALRLNWRVRNASLTRLTFGGGRVSLDSFNEQGHLGREERSWR
- the trxA gene encoding thioredoxin, whose product is MSDILTCASCGAKNRVQAVPAGQVPSCARCGAALPWLHDGTDASFAGDIQASVPVIVDFWAPWCGPCRVMGPMLEDLARELAGKVRVVKVNVDENPRTPAQFGVQGIPTLVMFKDGQEVDQIVGVPQKAALRARVEHLTHL
- a CDS encoding TlpA family protein disulfide reductase; its protein translation is MLSPDGLMLGPLSLSWPTLSLLAGLLTWSAVARFPGSGPALGVALVVARVWAAGPGLSAERPLLDNLLDVLDLRRGDWAWGPGLVAGALWLGWPRRPVPAGSARAAALSLLVALLPQALRPVPAQALTVSLPSLAAVSAGGASPAAPVPQPTVLNFWATWCGPCRAELPLLDSAARSGAAVTLINVGEPQNRVQDFLRGEGLALPSRVGGDALAAQLGVRAFPTTVVIGPGGWVLARHLGPLSAAQLRRLLRQTEPPRSTP
- a CDS encoding helix-turn-helix domain-containing protein; the protein is MPGDAEFAALLLARRRAAGLSQAELAELARCTRPYVSQLERAARSRPSRQVALNLADALGVRGPERSEFLSAAGWPELERSLSPELGEVDALARRVVEGSRLPGVLHDSRWTILFHNALAGALFGALGEPLVPGRSLLDQVFSPRHRRRIPGWDAWARSLLAQFKRDSAHLRHTPAQRALLGELRALPDFPRLWAGVEAAPDVTPVMPVDFVLTPPGAVRLHIVRQQFVGLPELWSVAFVPVGAEAEEMLAALLGERT
- a CDS encoding GMC family oxidoreductase; the protein is MTASAAPAPTSPAPPTRGLTASQRQTLRAFVDTVLPRVESREPAEFWQLRGSDLGVDQAIEGYLLTQLPEETRRGLLSLLGAMSALSFAEQSQAVRETVLRTVAGLSPEAAGGVGALRQLALMFGYALPDERGQNPFWPHLRYPGPPGPAPQTPKTITPYEPQEGEVLEADVVVVGSGSGGGVVAGVLAQAGKKVVVLEAGGYFNEADFHGLELPAYQTLYYRGGYHPTADGNVTLVAGANLGGGSTVNWSNSVRPRDDVRARWATEHGLEDVATPGYEEHIEAVLTRLKVNEACSDLNGPHQRLSEGSERLGYRFVKAALNLDPARYDADKSGYAGFGDQTGAKQGTLKTFLQDAFDAGARILVRTQAERVLVEGGRAAGVQAQANVGGELRRVTVRAPQVVVACGALETPALLLRSGIGGPAVGQYLRLHPVGMVVGVYPDDQRAWWGPPQTGIVKEFADREGGYGFIIESVQYGTGLFASGTPWLSGADHKERMLKLPRMAFFISIVQDQGHGQVTIDEAGNAVHTYALTDELDARNFRQGLAECARLHEAAGAEEIHSLIPGLAPWKRGDDLGAFIEHLVSVPPGAGGQTVFSAHQMGSARMGRDPQTSVANVNGELHDVPGVWIGDTSAFPTCSGVNPMVSCMALAHRTAHKLLAAMAEGTSASHVVALSAQNEPEHPDLQPVTQGTQPATGLTPEAVQPEAAVAADVGPVGDAPGVTPL
- a CDS encoding MBL fold metallo-hydrolase, whose product is MKDRQSRRDALKLLGAAGIAAAAAPLAQAQPTPAAPATPSSTPLQNGNGFYRHTAGPLTLTVVSDGAAPLAELLPTWGANPDRQAEFAATLAEYGVAATNTVNHFNPVVVDLGGQRTLIDTGRGGTGGQLLANLRRAGILPLSIDTVFITHGHGDHIGGLTTGGRPTFPRARHVMGRAEFEYWAQGQNGQPIGDPVKNNLIALRDRFTLIEPGGEIAPGITSVPTPGHTPHHQSVLIRSGQDQAMVLGDAGGHFLLSLRHPGAYVRFDVDGAQAARTRQEIFARIVGEKMWVTGYHFPFPAIGRLRRMDTQGAYEYEPTVWRWS
- a CDS encoding rhodanese-like domain-containing protein; protein product: MKRLALLCALGLASGSRAAPASFQTVPVSELRAALAKGAYLLDARTPAEYAAGHIEGAKLIPLAELPRRLNEVPKNRAVYVICRSGARSAQASALLREAGRRAINVGGGMNDWVRAGFPVTR
- a CDS encoding GNAT family N-acetyltransferase gives rise to the protein MESVHPAKGPESVALRPLAVEDAEAMTAVLADPSLYNFTGGAPPTSDELARRYRAQTRGHSADGTEAWINLIVTRGGSPEPIGYVQATLPVGGDGAEIAWVIGRPWQGRGYAHRAVTLLLEDLTRRGVRHVTAHIHPHNQASNRLAARLGLKATETVVDGEIRWTGEVPAP
- a CDS encoding SDR family NAD(P)-dependent oxidoreductase, with translation MDFQGKIIVVTGAASGIGLALATRFAQEGATVIASDRNPDGAQKAQALGARFIAADISKEEGVRGIIDDVLGQEGRIDLFCSNAGVAIGAGPETEDKVWNLIQNINVMSHVWAARHLLPHFLERGEGYFLNTASAAGLLTELHSAPYAVTKHAALAFAEWLAITYGDRGIKVSALCPEGVWTPMIQNAPILQQTAITTDELVEKTLEVLRRDGFLITTHETTLKSFQNKADNYDEWIGKMRHLRGKAMALLAGHEGQGGSRP
- a CDS encoding phosphotransferase family protein: MTRPDAAPVRPGEELPLEGLRGALRGRVAGDVDALEVLQFPGGFSNLTYLLRLGEQEYVLRRAPLGPVAKGAHDMAREYRLLEKIAPVFPAAPRPALLVEDPAVLGSPFYLMERRVGTIVRTQIPAEYKDLPDAPRQMSEALIDTLADLHAVDIDAAGLREIGKPEGFNRRQVEGWAGRWRRARELLKDTGDLPPAHELRDELVIGWLETNVPPESAHTLVHNDFKLDNLMLDPGDPAQVRALLDWEMTTVGDPLADLGLTLTYWTIPQQPGGVENRIGANAPGFLSREAFLARYAERSGRDVSGITWYEVLGHFKLAVIVIQIFARFRAGQTQDERFAPLAGQATWLIGEAWRRIVAAPAPGELGLTGLAGGETPGA